The nucleotide window AATTTCATCTTACTTTTATTGCCGTTGGCTTCAGCCAACGGATAAGCCTTAATTATAAGATGGCTTTAGCCTCAAATTATACAATGTTGTTTTTAAAAGCGTGTTCTCTGGGGTAAATGCAGCTATCAATGATAGCTATGTCTTTATTAAACGGATTATAGAACAAGGTATTCTGGGTATTATTCTTCCGGGTACGGGAAAAACACAAAATTTGCCCCTTCAGGAACTATTACAAATACACACATAAAATCGTGCGGGTTTTTGTAGGTATCTACAAAGCGTTGTTTCAATTCTTTTTTAATGATGCCACGCTCCACAAATTCTTCCAGCGTACTTGCATTAATGTTCCAATCGGTATTCAGGTCCTCCTTTTCCATTACTGGCTCGCCCAGGCTAACCTCGTGCTGGTGGGCAATAAAAATGGGGTACTTAGATATCCCTTCCACCAAAATTTCAACGGCTACCTCGCGCAGCGATTCGCTATATAAACGCAGATCTACCTCTAAGCTTTTCAGCGGACTTTCTTTTTTTGGCCCGTTCGGGTCATTCAATAATTCTTGCGGATCCATCCCTTAATACTTTTTCCATTGTCATTTCGAGCGAGGAGAAATCTTTACTGCGTGATTGTCTCCACGCAAAAGGGCTCTCCCTGTGGTTCGAAATGACACTTTGGTTTATTTATTTCAATTCCAATAACACTACATTCTCCACATGCTGGGTATGCGGAAACATATCTACCGGTTGTATTTTAGTAACGTTATATTTTTCTTTCAATACCAGCAAATCGCGGGCCTGTGTAGCGGCGTTGCAACTTACGTATACAATTTTAGCTGCTGCTATCTCCATCAGTCTGTCTACCACATCGGCGTGCATACCGGCACGTGGCGGGTCGGTAATTACAACATCCGGCTTACCGTGTTCGGCTACAAATTCGGCATTCAGCACATCCTTCATATCGCCAGCGTAAAATTTGGTATTGATAATGTTATTAATGGCCGAGTTTATCTTCGCATCCTCGATAGCCGAGGGTACATATTCCACACCTACTACCTCGCGCACACTGCCTGCCACAAAGTTGGCAATAGTACCTGCACCGGTATATAAGTCGTAAACCAGTTCATCGCCTTTGAAACCAGCAAAATCGTGTGTTATTTCATATAAACGCAAGGCCTGTACCGAATTGGTTTGATAGAAGGATTTTGGCCCGATACGAAATTTTATACCATTCATCTCCTCGTGAATGTATTCTGGCCCACGCCAAACCAGCACATCCTGATCAAATATGGTGTCATTTTTTTTCTCGTTCAGGATATATAAAAGCGAGGTGATCTGCGGGAAATCTTTAGCTATGAAATTCATCAGCAGGTCCACTTCATCCGCTGTAGCAAAAGCAAAAACAACAATCACCATCAGTTCTCCCGTGGTTGACGTACGAATGATAAGGTTACGCAGTGCGCCTGTATGGGCTTTAATGCCGTAGTAGCTTATCCCATGCTGTTTGGCAAAGTTATTTATACTATTGCGCAGCTGGTTAGATGGGTCGGCCTGCAGGTAACAGTGGTTCACATCCAGTATCTTATCAAACCTGCCCGGTATATGGAAACCCAGCGCGTTCATGTTCAGTTGCGCATCCTCGCGGTTCTCCCCTTCGTACAGCCAGCGTTTATCAGAAAAGGTAAACTCCAGTTTGTTGCGATAATAGCGGTCTTCAGGCGAAGCTACAATGGGTAGCATGTTCGTCGCGTCTATTTTAGCTAAACGGGTCAGTGCATCGTGCACGCTTTTTTGTTTAAACTGTAGCTGGGCATTATAGGTCATATGCTGCCATTTGCAGCCGCCGCAGGTGCCAAAGTGCTCGCAAAAAGGTGTAGTGCGATGCTCGGATGGCTTTTTCAAACCTACAATCTTCCCTTCGCCGAAGTTTTTCTTTTTGCGGTAAACTTCCACATCAGCCACGTCGCCCGGTACGGCCCGCTCTACAAATAGCACAAAATCTTCTGTTTTGCCCACACCCTTGCCTTCTTCGGCAATATCAATTATACTCACGTTTTCGAATACGCGATTGGGGGTATTATTCCTTCTCATTGCGTGCAAAGGTATCTAAAATATCAGCGCCGCCCAATTGTTACCTGTCCGCCATTTCAAACAA belongs to Mucilaginibacter boryungensis and includes:
- the rlmD gene encoding 23S rRNA (uracil(1939)-C(5))-methyltransferase RlmD, translated to MRRNNTPNRVFENVSIIDIAEEGKGVGKTEDFVLFVERAVPGDVADVEVYRKKKNFGEGKIVGLKKPSEHRTTPFCEHFGTCGGCKWQHMTYNAQLQFKQKSVHDALTRLAKIDATNMLPIVASPEDRYYRNKLEFTFSDKRWLYEGENREDAQLNMNALGFHIPGRFDKILDVNHCYLQADPSNQLRNSINNFAKQHGISYYGIKAHTGALRNLIIRTSTTGELMVIVVFAFATADEVDLLMNFIAKDFPQITSLLYILNEKKNDTIFDQDVLVWRGPEYIHEEMNGIKFRIGPKSFYQTNSVQALRLYEITHDFAGFKGDELVYDLYTGAGTIANFVAGSVREVVGVEYVPSAIEDAKINSAINNIINTKFYAGDMKDVLNAEFVAEHGKPDVVITDPPRAGMHADVVDRLMEIAAAKIVYVSCNAATQARDLLVLKEKYNVTKIQPVDMFPHTQHVENVVLLELK